A window of Halopseudomonas sabulinigri genomic DNA:
CGACCACGGCCATGATTGCGGACAGGCTGGGGCTGGTGTAAGCCACACGGTAGTCGCGCTCCATGGTATCCAGTGCATTGCAAGCCCACTCTCGGCAGAAACAGTCGTTGTTAAACATGGCCAGTGGCAAGCTGCTTTGCTCCTGTAGGGCAAAGCCGGCGGCCTGCGCCCAAACCATTTTCTCCTGGCGTAGTAGCTGGCCGATTTCCGTTCCCGGCTTGCGAGTGACTATGGTCAGGTCCAGATCCTTGCGCTGCAGCAACTGATAGGAGGGCTCGCAGTGCAGTTCGACCTGAACCATCGGGTAGCTCTGGGCAAAGCGAGCAAGAATGCTGGGCAAAAAGCGCATGACGTAGTCATCCGGTGTGCCAATGCTTACCGAGCCGACCATGTGTGGCTCGCGCAAGGTGCTGATGATCTCGCCTTGTAGCTTGAGAATGCGTCTGGCATAGCTGAGCAGTAACTGACCTTCTGCCGTGAGCTCCAGCTGCCGGCCGGCGCGTTGGAACAGATTGCGCTTTACCACGTCCATCTCGAGCCGTTTCATTTGCATGCTCACTGCCGATTGAGTGCGGTTGAGCACCTCGGCGGCTCGCGTGAAGCCGCCCTGATCGGCTATGGCGACAAAGGTGCGCAGCAGTTCGCTATCGATGGTGGGGTATTCGGCCATAAATCAATCTCGCAGATGTATCGCATAAAAAACATTCGTTGGATTGATGTTACTCCGGCGCGCAGACTTTCTCCATTGTCAGGAGGAAGAAGATATGAAAGCGTTAGTGTACCGCGGGGCACTGAGGCGGTTGGTTTGGTGGCAGGCGCTGGTGAAAATGACCTTGCGCGGCTGGCTGTTATTGCGCCGCTGGCAAAGGGTCAGCTACGAGCGTCGTTTGCTGGCCAGTTTGCCACAGCACCAGTTGAATGATATCGGCGTGTCGCGCGCTGAGGCCTTGAATGAAGCGGCGCGCCCCTTCTGGGACCTCCCCGACTGAGGATAGCGGCAGAGCTCCGGCAACGGTATGATGTGCGGTTTCTCCATCTGGGTGCTGCTGACTCATGTTGCATGCGATTCTTGCGCTGCTGGCCGACGGCCAATTTCATTCGGGCGAAAAGCTCGGCGAGCAGCTTGGCGTCAGTCGCGCGGCAATCTGGAAGTCGCTTCAGCGGCTTGAGCAGCAGGGCTTCCCCCTGCATCGGGTGCGCGGCAAGGGTTACCGCATTCCGCCGGGGGCCGTGCTGCTGGATTGTGATCTAGTCCAAGCGGCGCTGCCTGCGCCATTGCAGCTGCGTTGGCAATGGCATCTTTACCAGCAGGTCGACTCCACCAATGCGCAGGCCCAGCGGCTGATAGCCGAGTCCGGTGTGCGCCCCTTGGTGGTGATCGCCGAGCAGCAGACCGCTGGTCGTGGCCGCCGTGGCCGACAGTGGAGCAGCCCCTTTGGTCAAAACCTTTATATGTCTTTTGTCGAGCCTGTGAGTGGTGGCGCGCAGGGGTTGGAAGGGCTGAGCCTGGTGGTGGGGCTTACCCTGGTACAGACGCTGGACGCCTGTGGTTACCAAGGATGCCAACTGAAGTGGCCGAACGACATTTTACTCAATGGCGCTAAATTGGCCGGTGTGCTGCTGGAGATCAGTGGCGATCTTACCGCAGATGCAGTGGTGGTTATTGGTGTTGGCGTCAATGTGCTCATGGAGCAGGATGGCACTATAGATCAGGGCTGGACGTCGCTACGCCGTAGTGGCCAGAAGGCGCTGTTGGATCGTAACCAGCTGATTGCCGCCTTTGCGCAGCGGCTTGCGCAGGCGCTGGCGTTGTTTGCTCGGGATGGGTTTGCCGCATTTCAGGCGCAATGGCAGGCTTGCGATGCCTGGTTGGGTGCCGAGGTTCAGGTGATATCCGGTGCGAATATTCTGGTGGGGTCTAATCTGGGCGTGGATACCACTGGTGCATTGCGTCTGTTGACCGCAGAGGGAGAGCGGCAGGTCAGTGGTGGCGAGGTCAGTTTGAGGTTAAGCCATGCTTCTTGAGCTCGATTGCGGTAATACGCTGATCAAGTGGCGCTTGCTCGATCGCGAAGGCCGTGTGCGTGACCGCGACATGGCCCCGGACCTGGTCGAGCTGCAGTGTCTATTGGGGGGGCAGGAGCGTGAAATTCACGGTTGCCGGCTGGTCAGTGTGCGCTCGGCTGATGAAACCCAGGTCGTAATGGATCAGTTGACCAGTTGGCTCAAGCTGCACCCGGTGCTGGCAAAGAGTCGTGCGGAACTGGCCGGTGTGCGGAACGGCTACGCCGATCACGGCAAGCTGGGTATGGATCGCTGGCTGGCCTTGGTCGCCGGCTACAACCATTGCCACCGTGCCTGCGTGGTCATTGACCTGGGCACCGCGGTGACTGTCGATTTTGTTGATGCGGCGGGCCAGCATCTGGGTGGCTATATCGCGCCGGGCAGCAAGCTACTGCGCGGCAGCCTGCAACGGCACACGCGATTGATCCGCTACGAGCAATCACTGCGCGGTGATCTGCTGCAGCCTATCCCGGGAAGTACGACGGCAGAGGCCGTCGAATTTGGCTGCGATTTGATGCTCGTGGGGTTTGTGCGCGAGCAACTACGCGTGGCGCGGCAGGTTCTTGGGGATGAAATGGTAGTCATCCTGACTGGGGGGGATGCCGAAACTATGGCGGAGGCGCTTCCCGAAACCTGTCATACCCTGAGCGATCTGGTGTTCGACGGGCTCGCGCTCGCCTGCCCTATGGAGATTGACTGATGCGCTCGCTATTCCTGTTTCTGTTGCTGCTGAACGTGTTGTATGCGCTCTGGCAATGGCAAATCGGCGGCTGGCGCTTTGCTGACGATGTGCCGGCGCAGAACGCCGCGACCACTGTCGCAGCGGCTGCTGACGATGGGCTGGACTCGCGTCCGGCTACGCCGCCCCCTCAATCGCAGCCCGTGGCGGTCGAGCAGGGTGAGGCGCCCCCGGCGCTGTGCGTTATGTTGGGTACCTTCAGTGCGCGTGCCGAAGTTGACCAGTTGCAGCAGCGCTTGCTTGCAGTGGATGTGCCGGCGGAGCTGATCACCCGGGAGGTGGTCACGACCACAGACTACTGGCTGGTGATGGCGGTCAGTGGGGGCAGCCAGGGCGCGCTGGCTCGCCTGTCGCTGCTGCAGGAGCGCGGCATCGACAGCTTTGTGATTACCCGCGGACGGCTGGCGGGCAATCTGTCACTGGGCGTGTTCAGTCAGCAGGAGTACGCCGCGGCGCGTCAGGCTCAGCTCGAGGCGGAAGGCTATGAGGTGCGTATCGAGGCGGTAGAGAAAAGCCGCGATCAGTATCTGTTGCAGGTGCCGCCGCAAGCGCGCCGGCTGCTCGATCAGGCGATGCTGGCACGTTTGCGTAAAGACTTTCCGGCCATGCAGCGTCAGTATCAGGCCTGTGACGGCGTTGCTAAAGCGCGCAACATCCCCTAGAATGGCGCCCGCTTCAAGGCATCGCTTTGCCGAGAAGTGCTTTTGTTGGTTTTAAACAGCTTTCAAGTAAGTGTTTTTGCTAATAAAAGTGTTGACAGAGTGGTGCCAAGTGATGAAAATGGCGCCTCTTTTACGGAGGGGTTCCCGAGCGGTCAAAGGGATCAGACTGTAAATCTGACGGCTTAGCCTTCGAAGGTTCGAATCCTTCCCCCTCCACCAGATTTCGCGTTAGCCAGGCACTTGGCGGGTATAGTTCAACGGTAGAACCTCAGCCTTCCAAGCTGATGGTGCGGGTTCGATTCCCGCTACCCGCTCCAGCTCTGGCAATGCAATGATGTGTAAGCTCATGTAGCTCAGTTGGTAGAGCACACCCTTGGTAAGGGTGAGGTCAGCGGTTCAAATCCGCTCATGAGCTCCAGTATCAAGGCAGATATGCGAATATCTGCCTTTTATTTAATGGTCGCGTGACACGCGCATTGCTCTCACGAATAGGGGATCTCTCGATGGCTAAAGAGAAGTTCGAACGTAGCAAACCGCACCTGAACGTAGGCACCATTGGTCACGTTGACCATGGTAAAACTACTCTGACAGCTGCATTGACCCGTGTTTGCGCCGAAGTATACGGTGGCTCCGCTCGCGCTTTCGACCAGATCGATAACGCGCCGGAAGAGAAGGCACGTGGCATCACCATCAACACCTCGCACGTAGAGTACGATTCTCCGACTCGTCACTACGCGCACGTTGACTGCCCTGGTCACGCTGACTATGTGAAGAACATGATCACCGGTGCTGCGCAGATGGATGGTGCAATCCTGGTTTGTTCCGCTGCTGACGGCCCGATGCCGCAGACTCGCGAGCACATCCTGCTGTCTCGTCAGGTTGGCGTTCCTTACATCGTCGTGTTCCTGAACAAGGCTGACATGGTCGATGACGAAGAGCTGCTGGAGCTGGTCGAGATGGAAGTGCGCGATCTGCTGAGCGCATACGATTTTCCTGGCGACGACACGCCTATCGTTATCGGTTCTGCACTGATGGCGCTGGAAGGCAAAGACGACAACGAAATCGGCACCACTGCGGTCAAGAAGCTGGTTGAGACTCTGGATTCCTATATTCCTGAGCCTGAGCGTGCGATTGACAAGCCGTTCCTGATGCCGATCGAAGACGTATTCTCCATCTCTGGTCGCGGTACTGTTGTGACTGGTCGTGTAGAGCGCGGCATCGTCAAGGTGGGTGAGGAAGTTGAGATCGTTGGTATCAAGGCCACTGTCAAGACTACCTGTACTGGCGTTGAAATGTTCCGCAAGCTGCTGGACGAAGGTCGTGCCGGTGAGAACGTTGGTGTTCTGCTGCGTGGTACCAAGCGTGAAGACGTAGAGCGTGGTCAGGTTCTGGCCAAGCCGGGTACTATCAATCCGCACACCAAGTTTGAAGCTGAAGTGTACGTGCTGGGCAAGGATGAAGGCGGTCGTCACACTCCGTTCTTCAAAGGCTATCGTCCTCAGTTCTACTTCCGTACCACTGACGTTACCGGTTCCTGCGAACTGCCGGAAGGTATCGAAATGGTAATGCCTGGCGATAACGTCAAGCTGGACGTCACTCTGATCGCGCCGATCGCGATGGAAGACGGTCTGCGCTTTGCGATTCGTGAAGGCGGCCGCACCGTTGGTGCCGGCGTTGTTGCCAAGATCATCGAATAACTTCGCATTGATCTTGAACTGTCGAGCCGGTATCATTGCCGGCTCGACTGCGATTACAGGCCAGTAGCTCAATTGGCAGAGCGGCGGTCTCCAAAACCGCAGGTTGGGGGTTCGATTCCCTCCTGGCCTGCCAGATTTATATCTGGCTTCCAAAACAGGATTTAATGATTCATGAGCACTAAGGCAGAGCTTAACGATAACCGCTTCGACGTAGTTAAGTGGGTTGTTGTGGCTTTACTGGTTTCCGTCGGTGTATTCGGGGACTCCTACTTTTCTGCCGAGCCTGTTTTGTACCGCGCCGTTGCATTGGTTGTGCTGGGTCTTGTGGCGGGCTTTGTTGCCCTGCAGACCAGTAAAGGCAAGGCATTTTGGGCGTTGTTGAAAGAAGCGCGTATCGAAATACGCAAAGTAGTATGGCCGACCCGGCCCGAAACCATTCAGACGACCATGATTGTGGTTGCGGTGGTTTTGGTTATGGCCCTGATTTTGTGGGGGCTGGATACGTTTCTGGGTTGGATTATTTCTCAGTTCATTGGTTAAGGGTGCTCCGTGTCTAAGCGATGGTACGTAGTGCATGCCTATTCGGGCTTCGAAAAGCATGTTATGCGCTCTCTGCATGAGCGCGTCAAGCTGGCCGGAATGGAAGACCAATTCGGCGAGATCCTGGTTCCCACCGAAGAAGTGGTGGAAATGCGCAACGGCCAGAAGCGCAAGAGTGAGCGTAAGTTTTTCCCCGGCTATGTTCTTGTTCAAATGGAAATGAACGAAGGTACCTGGCACTTGGTGAAAGACACTACTCGTGTGCTCGGGTTTATTGGTGGTACTGCCGATAAGCCAGCGCCTATCACCGACAAAGAGGCCGAGGCCATTCTTCGTCGCGTGGCTGATGGTACCGACAAGCCCAAGCCCAAGACGCTGTTTGAGCCGGGCGAGGTTGTTCGCGTTACCGATGGCCCGTTTGCAGACTTCAACGGTGTAGTTGAAGAGGTTAACTACGAGAAGAGCCGGGTTCAGGTGGCTGTTCTCATTTTTGGACGCCCCACTCCTGTGGAGCTCGAGTTCGGTCAGGTCGAAAAGGGCTGAATTCAATCAATCCCCTGAACCCTGCAATGCCTTGGCGCAATGCGGGGTTTTGTTGTCAGTTGGGGAATGTTTCTAAAACGGGAAGCCGCAAGGCGCTATCACCCTTCGGAGAAAGACAATGGCAAAGAAGATTCAGGCTTATATCAAGCTGCAAGTCAAGGCCGGTCAGGCTAACCCAAGTCCGCCGGTAGGTCCGGCCCTGGGTCAGCACGGTGTGAATATCATGGAATTCTGCAAGGCGTTCAACGCCAAGACCCAGGGCGCTGAGCCCGGTCTGCCGACTCCTGTGATTATCACTGTATACAGCGACCGCAGCTTTACTTTTGAAACCAAGAGCACACCCGCTGCCGTACTGCTGAAGAAGGCCGCTGGTCTGAAGAGTGGCTCGCCGCGTCCCAATAGCCAGAAAGTGGGTACTGTTACCCGCGCTCAGCTCGAAGAGATCGTTAATGCCAAGCAGGCTGATCTGACCGCTGCTGATATGGAAGCTGCACTGCGCACCATCGCTGGTTCTGCGCGCAGCATGGGCCTTAACGTGGAGGGTGTGTAAATGGCTAAGCTGACCAAGCGTCAAAAGGCAATCAACGAGAAGGTCCAGGCCAACAAGGCTTATGGCTTCGAAGATGCTGCTGCTGTGCTGGCTGAAGTGTCCAACGTGAAGTTTGTTGAGTCCTTCGACGTTGCGGTGAACCTGGGTGTTGATCCGCGTAAGTCTGACCAGGTTGTGCGTGGCGCGACTTTGCTGCCGCACGGTACTGGCAAAACTGTCCGCGTTGCTGTGTTTACTCAGGGCGCCAACG
This region includes:
- a CDS encoding LysR substrate-binding domain-containing protein, producing the protein MAEYPTIDSELLRTFVAIADQGGFTRAAEVLNRTQSAVSMQMKRLEMDVVKRNLFQRAGRQLELTAEGQLLLSYARRILKLQGEIISTLREPHMVGSVSIGTPDDYVMRFLPSILARFAQSYPMVQVELHCEPSYQLLQRKDLDLTIVTRKPGTEIGQLLRQEKMVWAQAAGFALQEQSSLPLAMFNNDCFCREWACNALDTMERDYRVAYTSPSLSAIMAVVGAGLAITAQLESLIPADMQIIGEEHGLPSMPSASIVLLRNPQAQSPITECLAEYVAEGFRL
- a CDS encoding DUF1127 domain-containing protein; the protein is MKALVYRGALRRLVWWQALVKMTLRGWLLLRRWQRVSYERRLLASLPQHQLNDIGVSRAEALNEAARPFWDLPD
- the birA gene encoding bifunctional biotin--[acetyl-CoA-carboxylase] ligase/biotin operon repressor BirA translates to MLHAILALLADGQFHSGEKLGEQLGVSRAAIWKSLQRLEQQGFPLHRVRGKGYRIPPGAVLLDCDLVQAALPAPLQLRWQWHLYQQVDSTNAQAQRLIAESGVRPLVVIAEQQTAGRGRRGRQWSSPFGQNLYMSFVEPVSGGAQGLEGLSLVVGLTLVQTLDACGYQGCQLKWPNDILLNGAKLAGVLLEISGDLTADAVVVIGVGVNVLMEQDGTIDQGWTSLRRSGQKALLDRNQLIAAFAQRLAQALALFARDGFAAFQAQWQACDAWLGAEVQVISGANILVGSNLGVDTTGALRLLTAEGERQVSGGEVSLRLSHAS
- a CDS encoding type III pantothenate kinase — protein: MLLELDCGNTLIKWRLLDREGRVRDRDMAPDLVELQCLLGGQEREIHGCRLVSVRSADETQVVMDQLTSWLKLHPVLAKSRAELAGVRNGYADHGKLGMDRWLALVAGYNHCHRACVVIDLGTAVTVDFVDAAGQHLGGYIAPGSKLLRGSLQRHTRLIRYEQSLRGDLLQPIPGSTTAEAVEFGCDLMLVGFVREQLRVARQVLGDEMVVILTGGDAETMAEALPETCHTLSDLVFDGLALACPMEID
- a CDS encoding SPOR domain-containing protein; translation: MRSLFLFLLLLNVLYALWQWQIGGWRFADDVPAQNAATTVAAAADDGLDSRPATPPPQSQPVAVEQGEAPPALCVMLGTFSARAEVDQLQQRLLAVDVPAELITREVVTTTDYWLVMAVSGGSQGALARLSLLQERGIDSFVITRGRLAGNLSLGVFSQQEYAAARQAQLEAEGYEVRIEAVEKSRDQYLLQVPPQARRLLDQAMLARLRKDFPAMQRQYQACDGVAKARNIP
- the tuf gene encoding elongation factor Tu; the encoded protein is MAKEKFERSKPHLNVGTIGHVDHGKTTLTAALTRVCAEVYGGSARAFDQIDNAPEEKARGITINTSHVEYDSPTRHYAHVDCPGHADYVKNMITGAAQMDGAILVCSAADGPMPQTREHILLSRQVGVPYIVVFLNKADMVDDEELLELVEMEVRDLLSAYDFPGDDTPIVIGSALMALEGKDDNEIGTTAVKKLVETLDSYIPEPERAIDKPFLMPIEDVFSISGRGTVVTGRVERGIVKVGEEVEIVGIKATVKTTCTGVEMFRKLLDEGRAGENVGVLLRGTKREDVERGQVLAKPGTINPHTKFEAEVYVLGKDEGGRHTPFFKGYRPQFYFRTTDVTGSCELPEGIEMVMPGDNVKLDVTLIAPIAMEDGLRFAIREGGRTVGAGVVAKIIE
- the secE gene encoding preprotein translocase subunit SecE, translating into MSTKAELNDNRFDVVKWVVVALLVSVGVFGDSYFSAEPVLYRAVALVVLGLVAGFVALQTSKGKAFWALLKEARIEIRKVVWPTRPETIQTTMIVVAVVLVMALILWGLDTFLGWIISQFIG
- the nusG gene encoding transcription termination/antitermination protein NusG; the encoded protein is MSKRWYVVHAYSGFEKHVMRSLHERVKLAGMEDQFGEILVPTEEVVEMRNGQKRKSERKFFPGYVLVQMEMNEGTWHLVKDTTRVLGFIGGTADKPAPITDKEAEAILRRVADGTDKPKPKTLFEPGEVVRVTDGPFADFNGVVEEVNYEKSRVQVAVLIFGRPTPVELEFGQVEKG
- the rplK gene encoding 50S ribosomal protein L11 — its product is MAKKIQAYIKLQVKAGQANPSPPVGPALGQHGVNIMEFCKAFNAKTQGAEPGLPTPVIITVYSDRSFTFETKSTPAAVLLKKAAGLKSGSPRPNSQKVGTVTRAQLEEIVNAKQADLTAADMEAALRTIAGSARSMGLNVEGV